The Chryseobacterium sp. G0186 genome includes the window TTACAGTATACAACATTATAAATATGGCGTGCGGTATCATTTTTCTTGGACAGGAGCTACCTACTCAATTATTCTGGTAAAAAGAGATGAAGAAAAAAGAATTATTAACTGGATTACGGAAGACAAAGCAAGTGAAATACTGGGGAAAATAAAAAAAGTATGGTCCCCATCCTGAAGCTTAATATGGGAACTAAAATTTCTATCATTGATGAATAAAATGATTATCTCCATACAACATTAAGAAATCTGTGTAATAAAGCAGGTATTAAAGGCATACCATTTTATTGTAATACGAGAAATAGCAAATGCTGAAAATTTGCTGTTTTTCGTATTGTCTTTTTTATTAATTTCGTTGGTATCCAAAATGGACTATCTTACAAAGATCCAAATCATTGGAAGCACAGATCATCATTAATAAATTGTTTATGAAATATTTTTTCATTTGTTTTCTGCTCTTTTCTGCACATCAGTGTATATGGGGTCAAACCCAGCAGGATTCACTGGCCATAAAACAGGCAGCCCTTGATTATATTGAATCCCAACATACACCAAACCCACCCAGGATGGAGCGTGCTTTACATCCAAGAATGGTAAAACGAACCTTTTGGAAAGACAAATCAACAGGTAAGGATTATCTCCGGGAAACCAATACAGAGTCTATGATCCTACTTTCGGAAAGCTATAATAAAAACAAGGATAAATTCCCTGCCTCTCCGAAAAAAGAAGTGAAATTTCTTGATATTTCTGAAAAAACAGCCTCCGTAAAATTAATCGCAGATGAATGGATAGATTATATGCATCTTGCCAAGCTTAATGATACATGGAAGATTGTCAATGTTCTCTGGCAATACAATGATACGCAACGACAAACTAATTAAAATTAACCGCCATGC containing:
- a CDS encoding nuclear transport factor 2 family protein, with product MKYFFICFLLFSAHQCIWGQTQQDSLAIKQAALDYIESQHTPNPPRMERALHPRMVKRTFWKDKSTGKDYLRETNTESMILLSESYNKNKDKFPASPKKEVKFLDISEKTASVKLIADEWIDYMHLAKLNDTWKIVNVLWQYNDTQRQTN